taaaaataaaaaaaaaggaatataaaataatatataaaattaaaaatacacaATAAAtggaaaatgaaattatatatactttatgtttctatttaaaaaaaaaaaaaatggaaaggaaaaaaaagaatttgcAAATAAATGTGAAattacatttatttaaaattgtaaattttacttgttaaaaattatattccatatatattttcataataaaaattttcatatatgtAATAAGTTTACTCAGGTACTTTATTAAATCCTTTGTTAGCATCTACTTGTGTTAATGCATTATTTTTGAAGTATGAATCTAAATCATTATCTAATCTGGTTTTTACATTACTGGATCCCATATATTTGTCCAATTCATCATcctattattaaaaattaattaaacaaaaaaaaaagaaaaaaaaaatatataataaaataaaacaaaacaaaaacaaatatataaaaaaaggaattgcAATATCAATAAATATTATGATTGCTAAATAAATAATCTACATCTAATTTTGaactattttataaaaacaatacaaaaaagtaaattgtcttttcattttatgtcttatttcattttattataatttataaagatATAAGTAAAACTTTTATGAAATATACCAAATCCTTTGAAGTTAATTTTCCTATTTTATCGTGTAGATTTTGGTTtctcttataaaaaaaatttcttcttttattacTTCTAAATGagtttcttcttcttctaaaattattattttttgattttctTAGATAAAAGTCATGCTCATTAGAATTTCCATATATTCTATCTTCAAATTTATTCcctaattttcttttatttcttgaaaaaaaagcatttcctctattaaaatattttctattcATCATAGATAAATTACTACGTCCATattgtttaaaaatatgtttcctaacatctatttttttattatatggtgaatatttaaataatttgcctataaataaaatttattttttgaaatttaatcataaaaaaaaaaaaagcaaagaaaaaaaaaataaaaaaataaaaaaagccatctatttaagaaaaaaaagatgaaaaagtataatcATACAACTGTTCTCATTTAAatttctacttttttttcatgaTATTTTAtagttattaattttttttttttttttttttttgttttatttacaattatatttcaataaaataaaatgaagttaataatataaaaataattgtatAACACTTATATGATTTTattcttttgtttttttttcacaaAATCTGATGTACTAAgtgtataaatttataataaataaaaattttatattatatcaCTTTATAAATACTCAGTATTCTTTATCAcaataatacaaaaattataatatatttgtcTATTAGCtatcttaaatatataatttttctgaTTTTGGAGGTATTATGccaatttttctttattataaaaatgtataactaaattgAAAATCTTAATCCCATATTtctgaatatatatataccgaaaaattgcttttttttttctttttctttttttctatctATGAATACTATACccatttaataatttttaaaaatttcccaatatgaataaataaaaataattctctTTATGCGTAATAAAACAATGATGTAgacaaataaatatttacaaaaaaaattaaagtaatACTTGATGAAATTTGAttaaataaacttttttGCTTAATCTCATTTGATATATCTTATTATTACATAGAAATATATCAATCAATCACTTATgcactttttttaatttatataatagatAAGCATTTGTATaggaaaaatttataaaagcaACACTTGCAACTTAtttgataataaattatgaagcattttcataataaaataatatttagcACTTTTAATTTCAATAACTTCTTACATGTTGTATTATGTATAATAAACTAAAGataatttatacatatatatacatatatatatatatatatatatatatatatatatgaaacaaaagcaaataataaaagaaaaaaaattatcagcAATTTATCGGGAAATAATAttctatattaatataaatatccaaaataaaaatatttcattctGTTTATATATTTCGTGTATTTtcaatgaattatttttaaatattaaacttTAGTAATTATTTCATACTTATATGAACAAAAATGGAAATCAATAAAAACAGAAACAAAAAGAGAAAATGGAGTGGtcatatattataattttatgatTTCTAAATTGCTTTCCCATTTCATACTTAcaaaatgatttatttatttactatttatatatatattttttttttacttttattattatttttttttttttttttatttttacataaatcCTCATCACgtaatttcatatatatgaattcaattatttttttataaggcttttttaaaaattttttaatttttttttcacacACCTCTATTTGGTTGataagaaaattttgaaaatccTGTTTTGCGTGCTCTAGCTTTTCcatctttttttcttccttcaaatttttttctttccatcttgaaataattaaacaaatgatttaatttttctgcttttccttttctctatattatttgattttataattttttaagtatCTTTTTAATCAActcaaattattttttgtattattctCTTTTTGATTGATTGTAATTGTATTTGTAAATATACTTCTAatgtatttaatttattaaataataattaaaaaaaaaaaaaaaattacatatattttattatttgtatttaataaaaacagcggttatttaaatattatattaaaatgatTTATACTTTAATATggcttttataaaatatttttatgcatatatattatatcctcttttatttttaaaccttttgtttaaaaaaaaaaaaaacttaaaatacaaataaataatagaaaaaaaaaaacttaaataGTGAATTATTTATTGATTATATCTATTTAATTGTGAATAtccttatataaatattacttataaaacattttaaaaaaaatttttttttaacattataaatgttttttttcttttttttttttttttcttcaattatGCATgtgcataaaaaaaaaaaaaaaaaaaaattaaacagagatataaataaaaaatagtaaaaaagaatatccttttatttttttttctcattattttaatataagtTTTGTTAAAATGttaacttttataaaaatggatTAAGATattgttaaaatatatatatatgtatttttatatatatttaaatatatcacatatatattttttttttatgatattatGTGAAGGTTAAGAACTCttatttgtaaaattttgtaattttatatttaatatatatattttaattatttataaaataattgaaatatatttatttatataagcTTGACAAAAGAAGCttttaaatacaaaaatgtAAAGATTACCttatctttttataattaccAATATGCAGTTTCTAAAATTACCTATcatgaatattttatttttccagTACTGAATTCTTTAGATACTATTTTGAATGATTATAATACACatttatcctttttttaagaaatacttattcaatattttttccatatattattaaaaaaaaaaaaaaatggaaaaaggttgaataaagtaaataattGTTAATTTAtgatgtatattttttttatagatttaaaaaaaaaaaaattaaaaaatgtatattttcttaattctacttaataatattaataatttacttatttatatgtgtacttttttttttactcaGTCAAAAGTTTTTTACAaatgaaatttataaatattttataattgaaATAGCATTTCATAATAGTTTCTTAGTAATTAGttatttaaaacatttttttcgttatattttaatagttaatatatttaaaaatattttttcttgatgtattattttattaagatatttaaacgaatttaatataatcatataactataaaaaataaacaagtTAGGATAGTctaaatttgaaaatatataaaatttttaaaacaaatttaAATGTTAAATTcattgaattaaaaaaaaaaaaattttattaataaaattttttgacAAGTATATTATGATTTTGCTTTATAAATTTCTTCATATATTGcctatattttattttattattttattttgtttttttttattttttttatttgaatacaTATTTCCTTTGAAATTCAGATATAAGTAACTCAAAAAAAAGTTTTgttattttagaaaaagaatataagtCTTCTGTCATGTATGGGCAATATGCCCTATGATTTTCAATTATGTCAAATAAcctaatattataaaaacttctatttttttttttgtcattgCCACTTTCAttggaataaaaaaattgggAATCTGTTAAAACATAATAATCATATaatgttttaataaaaaaatcttcattttttaaatattcactTATctctatataaattttacttatggaattttttaaagaactttctttattatctgaatttttttttgaaaataagtCTTCATTTCTATTTGtgaaaaagtattttttattatttttaaaaaataaagtattattatttttatctttaaaaatatcattaCTTCTTTTTGTTAGAATTAAGTCTTTTTTCTTccatttaaaagaataatcatcttcatttattatattattatttaactttttcttttctgtttcattttttgtttcttcgTAAGAGTTccctttattattattatcattactatcattattattgcCATTGTAATGATTATTATCTTCATGACGGATAttactaatattattattactattattataactgttattattattatttttattattattattaccattactatcattattattactattgtaataattattatcttcATGACGGATAttactaatattattattattataactgttatttttattattattttttgttttatttaaaaggGTAGATAGTTGTTCAAGTATATTTATCGTATCACTACCAACACAACTATTTGAATTTCTtactttttctaattttttttttttactaattaAATCATCCATCAGATCTTTTGTTTCTAGtaaatttaattctttaaataaaagaagttTATTGTCTCTTATTGAAAAGGTGGAATAATTACAAATCTTAATTTCTCTGTAACAATATTTACAATATAGAACTTgagtaaaattattattattatccaCCGAATCTCCTTTATATGACCAACCACATAgagaaattattttataaatattaatattttcatattcataattcttcattttatcaacaattttaaaatacatattgatgtcttctttttcatcttttaataatgatGTTTCATCACATAAGATATTAACATAATTTGTTTCATCTGATATatcaaaatttaaatcatttatataattcaaatcaacaatatatttttcataatctttataattttctttaattttttctataccTTTTTCTATAACACTcttgttatttaaaaaaatttgagtGAActgatttttaaaaaagttaatataccaattaaaaattgtatatttttttttggaaaaattattttccatATGCTTTTTTATGATGATAATTAAATctttaattgtttttttaatatttattaatggTATTTCGTATAAAGCATTTTTTAACATTGAAACATTAATTTCATATTCTTTAATTAATTCTTCCCTTTTTAATGATTTCTCATCAAGCCGAAAAATTGATAAACTCATAAGATTATTTTTCCAAGGGCAGTTGTCAAAGTGCAATAAACAtaaatcattaatttttgtatacatagaatatttatctttttcataaatGTATTTGCAATTACACATTTCACATTTTATAGTGTATTCATTTTCACATATATATCCATTTCTAGCTAAAATAATAGAACACAAATGTACAGGTTTTTTTAACCATATCTTAAATGtatttattctatttatGTATGATAATTCATCATATAAATATCTTTTGCtatcttttatataatcgtcttcttcttcattcaaaaaatttttttttatatttattaactCTTCTCTTCTGCATTCTACATCAATTGCTTCATTTCTTTTACAATTAGTTTCTTTCATCTGAATATAGTTATtcattatttgtttttattaaaattattaatatcttttaatacatttatgttcataatttcttattttaaaaaaaaagaatttatatgtattctatttaattattaaaaataaattgaaacaaaaaaaaaaaaaaaagggaaaaggtgtatatttaaatatactttaaaaaataatataaattttattaactaaaaaaaaataaaattattatataattatagttttcaaatttattcttttataaaaaaaaaaaaaaaaaagaaaattatttttgaagtattaattttataatgtaaTTAAATtcttacaaaaaataaaatttctttttttaatgtatttaggtattttaaaaattgaatatataaaaataataattatatatataatattttttagtttcatatattaattgCGGAAAAGCATTTTTCTCATagtaattaatataaaatttaaaaaaattatacaagCTATATTGTATCaaattgaaataaaatttttttttttaaatttctttttttttctaaaactACTTTATTAATAATGTCAAATATTTACTGAaactttacttttttttaagttatcaaaaatgaattaattataaaaaagtcatgctttttaataaaattaaaaaattcattaaagaaaaagaaactGAAAGAAACTAAGACTAGTTTGAAATTTTTAGAtaatttatacaaaaaaatagttttttatttattcaacaaaaaaaaaaaaaaaatacttttaaatACTTAATATcctttcttctttttcataaaattctATTTAATGTTAAATGTAAAAGATATTTtccaaaaataaaaaatgaatcatATAAGGTACACATATAACTCATAAGTAAACTTAAACACTTAGACATCATCTAAACGATAGAGAAAAGTGAGAGATaggataaaaaaatgtatacattcatatttttaaggatataatatatatatatatatgttattgTTATAATAGTAAaagacaaaaatatataaagtattATCCTTCTAAAAGTAACAgaatgtatattttattcaaattatgagaaaaaaattttgcaaaatattttctatttatatttagattattcattaatttattatatattttaaaataatattgtattgcttttaaaatttctaaaaaaaaagtaaataaaataagtagaAAAAAACTATTTCTTTCACACAACAAATtgttaattaaaaatgtatttatttaattaggAAATTAGGTGATTTTTAAACTTAATACATCTCATAAAACAaaacataattaaaaaagaaataaaaaattttaaacaaatttatgaaaataaaatacatatatgaAATGAgtgaatatatatagttcagtttatcttaaaaatatagtataatatatataaggtAAAATGCCTTTCATAATATGTTCTTtaggggaaaaaaaaaaaaattaatgatacTTCTTCtgtagaatatttttttgacaAATAGTAAAGGAAAATtcttaattcttttttttttcgattatattttaatatagatataaatgaaaacaaaATCAATTtctatctttttaatttgtatatattttggTTTTGTTCATAATAGTATGTTAAAAggctttttaatttttattcatttttacttaaaGATTGATGtccatttatattattatgtaTGTAAGCATATAAATAGTATAAATACactgaaaataaaatgataatacattataatttttccttatatatacaaaacaTAAAACTCtataaattttacttttaaaaaaaattaaacataaacataaatataaaaacaagaataaactttaatttttatttttaatttattttattttattttttttacaatttcaATGAATTATGTGTAAATTtgttttcataaaaaaattaaaaagcaacatattttatttttaaaaactatTATTCACTCAAAGTCTtcactttaaaaaaaatattttaaggtTTACACTCAAgcaataatatatatatatataaaagaaaaaaaaacattacaaaaaaaaaattatagagaAATTATCAATATAAAACTATGTGcatcaaataaaaaacaaggtgatactttattttttaatttttaataaatttattaaattttttttttttacaaaaactTATTCaatgatttttattaaactatatataaaatttttatttttaaatattttatatttatttttattttttatttttttttaaactatataaataatctttgttttaatatttttaatataattatgctgtttcttttaaaaaataaaaggaaaaaaatttattatatttatttccaTTTacaaaaactaaaaaaatattgaagaaaaatgtaaactgtaatatttctatatattttttattatctagGCTATTGAAATAAATCACAAAACCAGAATTTAATATGTTAATCAAATGATgaaattatgttttttttttaattttaaaattaaaattaaaacaaagccattcattattcttttataaaaaaggttttaaattttgtaacatatttatatatattttaaaaaatggataattttaataaaggaaatttttctttttataaaaagaacaAAAGTAATGAAAGTCAACCCAGATACAAATACGAAGCTATAAGATTTAATAAAagtgatgaaaataaaaacaaaaaaaatatagaaaataataaagatttaGAATCTTATAAAAGttgttttaaaataaaagatgaaaGTATGAACAATTatataagtaattctttaaataatttagaaacAAATTACAcaataaacaaaaaacatTATAACCCAGGTATTTACAGTGAAACCAATACGGAAAATGTTAATAACCCTATAAGTGAAAAAGGCATGGAAAATaaagattttaaaaaagcaaataaagttgtaaaagttaaaattgaagataaaaaaaatgaaaacataAAAGATGTAAACAGAAATAttcaatataaaaataaatttaataaaaataaaaaaattataaaagagGATAACAAAAACAATATAtcaaaagatataaaaattagaaaaagtaatattttagaattaaataagctattaaaagaaaatttaagaattgaagaaaatataaacaaaaaagaagataCTGAAGAAGAcgaaaagaaagaaaaggACGAAGAAAAGCAACAACAACagaaaaaagaagagaaagaaaaaggaataaaaaaagaaaaggaaaaagaacaaaaagaaaaaaaaaaagaaaaggaaaaggaaaaggaaaaggaaaaggaaaaggaaaaggaaaaagataaggaaaaagaaaaagaaaaaaagaaagaaaagggaaaaaagaagaa
The genomic region above belongs to Plasmodium relictum strain SGS1 genome assembly, chromosome: 10 and contains:
- a CDS encoding zinc finger protein, putative, giving the protein MNNYIQMKETNCKRNEAIDVECRREELINIKKNFLNEEEDDYIKDSKRYLYDELSYINRINTFKIWLKKPVHLCSIILARNGYICENEYTIKCEMCNCKYIYEKDKYSMYTKINDLCLLHFDNCPWKNNLMSLSIFRLDEKSLKREELIKEYEINVSMLKNALYEIPLINIKKTIKDLIIIIKKHMENNFSKKKYTIFNWYINFFKNQFTQIFLNNKSVIEKGIEKIKENYKDYEKYIVDLNYINDLNFDISDETNYVNILCDETSLLKDEKEDINMYFKIVDKMKNYEYENINIYKIISLCGWSYKGDSVDNNNNFTQVLYCKYCYREIKICNYSTFSIRDNKLLLFKELNLLETKDLMDDLISKKKKLEKVRNSNSCVGSDTINILEQLSTLLNKTKNNNKNNSYNNNNISNIRHEDNNYYNSNNNDSNGNNNNKNNNNNSYNNSNNNISNIRHEDNNHYNGNNNDSNDNNNKGNSYEETKNETEKKKLNNNIINEDDYSFKWKKKDLILTKRSNDIFKDKNNNTLFFKNNKKYFFTNRNEDLFSKKNSDNKESSLKNSISKIYIEISEYLKNEDFFIKTLYDYYVLTDSQFFYSNESGNDKKKNRSFYNIRLFDIIENHRAYCPYMTEDLYSFSKITKLFFELLISEFQRKYVFK